A genomic stretch from Octopus bimaculoides isolate UCB-OBI-ISO-001 chromosome 29, ASM119413v2, whole genome shotgun sequence includes:
- the LOC106876535 gene encoding zinc finger protein 271 — protein sequence MTNYSLIMNNLTEPKNPDTREKPYHCDICGKSFSEERVLTKHKCIHTGEKSHRCDICGKLFFKSSSLTIHKRIHTGEKPYQCDVCDKSFSQSGSLTYHKSTHTVVKPYQCDICSKLFSTKGILTAHKRIHIGEKQYHCDVCGKSFFQSGCLTSHKRIHTGVKPYHCDICSKLFSTNSTLVRHKRTHIGEKPFYCNICGKSFAQNSDLTKHIRVHTGEKPYHCNICGKSFARYSYLYSHKLIHTGEKRYQCDICSKLFSRSGTLVRHKRTHTGEKPYQCDICGISFAQSGDLPKHKRTHTGEKPYSCDICGRSFSGSGDVTKHKRTHTGEKPYHCNICSKSFSESSHLITHKRIHTKEKPYQCDVCGKSFSQSNDLTRHHRIHTGGEPYHCNICGKSFSESSTLTCHKRIHIGEKPYHCNICGKSFSSSSSLISHKRIHTKEKPYHCDICGKLFSYNKTLNNHKRIHTGEKTYHCDICGKSFSQSGVLSKHKRTHTKKGPYYSDIW from the coding sequence ATGACAAATTATTCTCtcataatgaataatttaacTGAACCAAAAAACCCTGATAcaagagagaagccatatcattgtgatatctgtggtaaatcattcagtgAAGAAAGagtcttaactaaacacaaatgcattcatacaggagagaaatcacatcgctgtgatatctgtggtaaattattctttAAAAGTAGTTCTTTGactattcacaaacgtattcatactggcgaaaagccatatcaatgtgatgtctgtgataaatcattctctcaaagtggttCTTTGACTTATCACAAAAGTACTCATACGGTGgtaaaaccatatcagtgtgatatctgcagtaaattattttccacaaaaggcattttaactgctcataaacgtattcacattGGGGAAAAAcaatatcactgtgatgtctgtggtaaatcattctttcaaagtGGTTGCTTGactagtcacaaacgtattcatactggagtaaaaccatatcattgtgatatctgcagtaaatTATTTTCCACAAATAGCACTTTAGTTcgtcacaaacgtactcatataGGTGAGAAGCCATtttattgtaatatctgtggtaaatcatttgctcaAAATAGTGACTTGACTaaacacatacgtgtacatacaggagagaagccatatcactgtaatatctgtggtaaatcatttgctaGATATAGTTACTTGTATAGTCACAAACttattcatactggggaaaaacgatatcaatgtgatatctgcagtaaatTATTTTCCAGAAGTGGCACTTTAGTTcgtcacaaacgtactcatactggggaaaaaccatatcaatgtgatatctgtggtatatcATTTGCTCAAAGTGGTGACTTGcctaaacacaaacgtactcatacaggagagaagccatatagttgtgatatctgtggtagatcattTTCTGGAAGTGGTGATGTGacaaaacacaaacgtacacacacaggagagaagccatatcattgtaatatctgtagtaaatcattttctgaaagtaGCCATTTGATtactcacaagcgtattcatactaaggaaaaaccatatcagtgtgatgtttgtggtaaatcattctctcaaagtaatgACTTAACTAGACACCATCGCATTCATACAGGAGGGgaaccatatcattgtaatatctgtggtaaatcattttcagaAAGTAGTACTTTAActtgtcacaaacgtattcatataggagagaagccatatcattgtaatatctgtggtaaatcattctcttcaaGTAGCTCTTTGATTagtcacaagcgtattcatactaaggaaaaaccatatcattgtgatatttgtggtaaactATTTTCTTACAACAAAACTTTAAataatcacaaacgtattcatacaggagagaagacgtatcattgtgatatctgtggcaaatcattctcccAAAGTGGGGTCTTGTCTAAACACAAACGTACCCATACAAAGAAGGGGCCATATTATTCTGATATCTGGTGA